One genomic region from Quercus robur chromosome 4, dhQueRobu3.1, whole genome shotgun sequence encodes:
- the LOC126723613 gene encoding protein LONG AFTER FAR-RED 3-like isoform X1, producing MKLYTLISASVVVVLAIFFSLPLLNPTYWLNLNLKSWLWIPIPSSSLSSSSLIADLVVRNGVIYTSDESLPFADSMAIHNGRILRLGNFSFVQELAGDGTEELDLGGKVVVPGFIDSHVHLIYAGLQMARVELHGVNKKDEFVRKIKEAVRNAKEGSWILGGGWNNDLWGGELPLASWIDDITPYTPVWLNRMDGHMGLANSLALKLSGISNLTKDPEGGTIVRTVDGEPTGLLIDSAMKLLLPYIPEDTVNERREALVRATNHALMRGVTTVVDFGRYYPGVSAELSWEDFSDVYQWADASEKMMIRVCLFFPMETWLRLLDLIGKMGRAISQWIYLGGVKAFADGSLGSNSALFHEPYADEPHNYGLQVTESEILYNMTMASEKSGLQVAIHAIGDRANDLILDIYESVVSTNGMRDRRFRIEHAQHLAPGAAARFGQQGIVASVQPLHLLGDADSATKKLGTDRAQKESYLFWSLLASNALLAFGSDWPVVDINPLGGIKTAMKRIPPGWDDAWIPSECLTLNDALKAHTISAARACFLDNDLGSLSPGKLADFVILSTDSWDDFAAEGSASVEATYVSGVRAYP from the exons ATGAAGCTCTACACTCTCATTTCAGCTTCAGTTGTGGTCGTTTTGGCcatcttcttctctcttcctcttctcaaCCCCACCT attggttgaatttgaatttgaagtcTTGGTTGTGGATACCAATACCATCTTCTTCACTGTCTTCATCGTCTCTGATAGCAGACTTGGTGGTGAGGAATGGTGTGATATACACAAGCGATGAGTCTCTTCCTTTTGCTGATTCTATGGCCATTCACAATGGCAGGATTCTCAGACTTGGTAACTTCTCCTTTGTTCAG GAGCTGGCAGGAGATGGGACTGAAGAGTTAGATCTTGGAGGAAAAGTTGTGGTTCCTGGGTTTATTGATTCCCATGTACACTTGATTTATGCTGGACTACAG ATGGCAAGGGTGGAACTACACGGTGTAAATAAAAAAGACGAGTTTGTGAGAAAGATCAAGGAAGCAGTGAGAA aTGCAAAAGAGGGTTCCTGGATTTTGGGTGGTGGATGGAACAATGATCTATGGGGAGGAGAATTGCCACTGGCTTCTTGGATTGATGATATTACACCTTATACTCCT GTTTGGTTGAATAGGATGGATGGTCATATGGGACTGGCAAATTCATTGGCACTAAAGTTGTCTGGAATTAGTAATCTAACCAAAGATCCTGAAGGTGGAACCATTGTGAGAACTGTTGATGGAG AGCCTACTGGATTGCTGATTGATTCTGCTATGAAACTTCTCCTTCCTTATATTCCAGAGGACACGGTGAATGAAAGGAGGGAAGCTTTGGTTAGAGCCACTAATCATGCCTTGATGAGGGGTGTTACAACAGTTGTTGATTTTGGGAGATATTATCCTGGGGTATCAGCAGAGCTTTCCTGGGAAGACTTCTCAG ATGTGTATCAATGGGCTGATGCTTCAGAGAAGATGATGATCAGGGTTTGCTTATTTTTTCCAATGGAGACATGGTTACGTTTACTT GATCTAATTGGAAAAATGGGTCGTGCCATAAGCCAGTGGATTTACTTGGGTGGTGTAAAGGCTTTTGCTGATGGGTCTTTAGGTTCGAATAGTGCACTGTTTCATGAG CCGTATGCTGATGAGCCTCACAATTACGGCCTGCAAGTGACAGAAAGTGAAATTCTTTACAACATGACCATGGCATCGGAGAAATCAGGCCTTCAG GTTGCTATTCATGCCATAGGTGATAGAGCAAACGACTTGATCCTGGATATTTATGAGTCAGTTGTTTCTACTAATGGAATGAGAGATCGAAGATTTAGG ATTGAGCATGCACAGCATTTGGCACCCGGGGCAGCTGCCCGATTTGGTCAACAAGGGATTGTCGCTTCTGTACAG CCATTGCACCTATTGGGTGATGCTGATTCTGCTACAAAGAAACTTGGGACGGACAGGGCTCAAAAGGAATCTTATCTATTTTGGTCACTCTTAGCTAGCAATGCCCTGTTGGCATTTGGTTCTGACTGGCCA GTTGTAGATATTAATCCTTTAGGTGGTATCAAGACAGCTATGAAGAGAATACCTCCTGGTTGGGATGATGCTTGGATTCCATCAGAGTGCCTTACACTGAATGATGCATTAAAGGc GCACACTATTTCAGCTGCCCGTGCATGCTTCCTTGACAATGATTTGGGATCTTTATCACCTGGGAAACTAGCAGATTTTGTCATACTATCTACTGATTCATGGGATGACTTTGCGGCAGAAGGATCTGCATCTGTTGAGGCAACATATGTTTCTGGGGTACGGGCCTATCCCTGA
- the LOC126723613 gene encoding protein LONG AFTER FAR-RED 3-like isoform X6: MLDYSVKQMARVELHGVNKKDEFVRKIKEAVRNAKEGSWILGGGWNNDLWGGELPLASWIDDITPYTPVWLNRMDGHMGLANSLALKLSGISNLTKDPEGGTIVRTVDGEPTGLLIDSAMKLLLPYIPEDTVNERREALVRATNHALMRGVTTVVDFGRYYPGVSAELSWEDFSDVYQWADASEKMMIRVCLFFPMETWLRLLDLIGKMGRAISQWIYLGGVKAFADGSLGSNSALFHEPYADEPHNYGLQVTESEILYNMTMASEKSGLQVAIHAIGDRANDLILDIYESVVSTNGMRDRRFRIEHAQHLAPGAAARFGQQGIVASVQPLHLLGDADSATKKLGTDRAQKESYLFWSLLASNALLAFGSDWPVVDINPLGGIKTAMKRIPPGWDDAWIPSECLTLNDALKAHTISAARACFLDNDLGSLSPGKLADFVILSTDSWDDFAAEGSASVEATYVSGVRAYP, translated from the exons ATGCTGGACTACAG TGTAAAACAGATGGCAAGGGTGGAACTACACGGTGTAAATAAAAAAGACGAGTTTGTGAGAAAGATCAAGGAAGCAGTGAGAA aTGCAAAAGAGGGTTCCTGGATTTTGGGTGGTGGATGGAACAATGATCTATGGGGAGGAGAATTGCCACTGGCTTCTTGGATTGATGATATTACACCTTATACTCCT GTTTGGTTGAATAGGATGGATGGTCATATGGGACTGGCAAATTCATTGGCACTAAAGTTGTCTGGAATTAGTAATCTAACCAAAGATCCTGAAGGTGGAACCATTGTGAGAACTGTTGATGGAG AGCCTACTGGATTGCTGATTGATTCTGCTATGAAACTTCTCCTTCCTTATATTCCAGAGGACACGGTGAATGAAAGGAGGGAAGCTTTGGTTAGAGCCACTAATCATGCCTTGATGAGGGGTGTTACAACAGTTGTTGATTTTGGGAGATATTATCCTGGGGTATCAGCAGAGCTTTCCTGGGAAGACTTCTCAG ATGTGTATCAATGGGCTGATGCTTCAGAGAAGATGATGATCAGGGTTTGCTTATTTTTTCCAATGGAGACATGGTTACGTTTACTT GATCTAATTGGAAAAATGGGTCGTGCCATAAGCCAGTGGATTTACTTGGGTGGTGTAAAGGCTTTTGCTGATGGGTCTTTAGGTTCGAATAGTGCACTGTTTCATGAG CCGTATGCTGATGAGCCTCACAATTACGGCCTGCAAGTGACAGAAAGTGAAATTCTTTACAACATGACCATGGCATCGGAGAAATCAGGCCTTCAG GTTGCTATTCATGCCATAGGTGATAGAGCAAACGACTTGATCCTGGATATTTATGAGTCAGTTGTTTCTACTAATGGAATGAGAGATCGAAGATTTAGG ATTGAGCATGCACAGCATTTGGCACCCGGGGCAGCTGCCCGATTTGGTCAACAAGGGATTGTCGCTTCTGTACAG CCATTGCACCTATTGGGTGATGCTGATTCTGCTACAAAGAAACTTGGGACGGACAGGGCTCAAAAGGAATCTTATCTATTTTGGTCACTCTTAGCTAGCAATGCCCTGTTGGCATTTGGTTCTGACTGGCCA GTTGTAGATATTAATCCTTTAGGTGGTATCAAGACAGCTATGAAGAGAATACCTCCTGGTTGGGATGATGCTTGGATTCCATCAGAGTGCCTTACACTGAATGATGCATTAAAGGc GCACACTATTTCAGCTGCCCGTGCATGCTTCCTTGACAATGATTTGGGATCTTTATCACCTGGGAAACTAGCAGATTTTGTCATACTATCTACTGATTCATGGGATGACTTTGCGGCAGAAGGATCTGCATCTGTTGAGGCAACATATGTTTCTGGGGTACGGGCCTATCCCTGA
- the LOC126723613 gene encoding protein LONG AFTER FAR-RED 3-like isoform X4, translating into MAGFSDLELAGDGTEELDLGGKVVVPGFIDSHVHLIYAGLQMARVELHGVNKKDEFVRKIKEAVRNAKEGSWILGGGWNNDLWGGELPLASWIDDITPYTPVWLNRMDGHMGLANSLALKLSGISNLTKDPEGGTIVRTVDGEPTGLLIDSAMKLLLPYIPEDTVNERREALVRATNHALMRGVTTVVDFGRYYPGVSAELSWEDFSDVYQWADASEKMMIRVCLFFPMETWLRLLDLIGKMGRAISQWIYLGGVKAFADGSLGSNSALFHEPYADEPHNYGLQVTESEILYNMTMASEKSGLQVAIHAIGDRANDLILDIYESVVSTNGMRDRRFRIEHAQHLAPGAAARFGQQGIVASVQPLHLLGDADSATKKLGTDRAQKESYLFWSLLASNALLAFGSDWPVVDINPLGGIKTAMKRIPPGWDDAWIPSECLTLNDALKAHTISAARACFLDNDLGSLSPGKLADFVILSTDSWDDFAAEGSASVEATYVSGVRAYP; encoded by the exons ATGGCAGGATTCTCAGACTTG GAGCTGGCAGGAGATGGGACTGAAGAGTTAGATCTTGGAGGAAAAGTTGTGGTTCCTGGGTTTATTGATTCCCATGTACACTTGATTTATGCTGGACTACAG ATGGCAAGGGTGGAACTACACGGTGTAAATAAAAAAGACGAGTTTGTGAGAAAGATCAAGGAAGCAGTGAGAA aTGCAAAAGAGGGTTCCTGGATTTTGGGTGGTGGATGGAACAATGATCTATGGGGAGGAGAATTGCCACTGGCTTCTTGGATTGATGATATTACACCTTATACTCCT GTTTGGTTGAATAGGATGGATGGTCATATGGGACTGGCAAATTCATTGGCACTAAAGTTGTCTGGAATTAGTAATCTAACCAAAGATCCTGAAGGTGGAACCATTGTGAGAACTGTTGATGGAG AGCCTACTGGATTGCTGATTGATTCTGCTATGAAACTTCTCCTTCCTTATATTCCAGAGGACACGGTGAATGAAAGGAGGGAAGCTTTGGTTAGAGCCACTAATCATGCCTTGATGAGGGGTGTTACAACAGTTGTTGATTTTGGGAGATATTATCCTGGGGTATCAGCAGAGCTTTCCTGGGAAGACTTCTCAG ATGTGTATCAATGGGCTGATGCTTCAGAGAAGATGATGATCAGGGTTTGCTTATTTTTTCCAATGGAGACATGGTTACGTTTACTT GATCTAATTGGAAAAATGGGTCGTGCCATAAGCCAGTGGATTTACTTGGGTGGTGTAAAGGCTTTTGCTGATGGGTCTTTAGGTTCGAATAGTGCACTGTTTCATGAG CCGTATGCTGATGAGCCTCACAATTACGGCCTGCAAGTGACAGAAAGTGAAATTCTTTACAACATGACCATGGCATCGGAGAAATCAGGCCTTCAG GTTGCTATTCATGCCATAGGTGATAGAGCAAACGACTTGATCCTGGATATTTATGAGTCAGTTGTTTCTACTAATGGAATGAGAGATCGAAGATTTAGG ATTGAGCATGCACAGCATTTGGCACCCGGGGCAGCTGCCCGATTTGGTCAACAAGGGATTGTCGCTTCTGTACAG CCATTGCACCTATTGGGTGATGCTGATTCTGCTACAAAGAAACTTGGGACGGACAGGGCTCAAAAGGAATCTTATCTATTTTGGTCACTCTTAGCTAGCAATGCCCTGTTGGCATTTGGTTCTGACTGGCCA GTTGTAGATATTAATCCTTTAGGTGGTATCAAGACAGCTATGAAGAGAATACCTCCTGGTTGGGATGATGCTTGGATTCCATCAGAGTGCCTTACACTGAATGATGCATTAAAGGc GCACACTATTTCAGCTGCCCGTGCATGCTTCCTTGACAATGATTTGGGATCTTTATCACCTGGGAAACTAGCAGATTTTGTCATACTATCTACTGATTCATGGGATGACTTTGCGGCAGAAGGATCTGCATCTGTTGAGGCAACATATGTTTCTGGGGTACGGGCCTATCCCTGA
- the LOC126723613 gene encoding protein LONG AFTER FAR-RED 3-like isoform X2 produces the protein MKLYTLISASVVVVLAIFFSLPLLNPTYWLNLNLKSWLWIPIPSSSLSSSSLIADLVVRNGVIYTSDESLPFADSMAIHNGRILRLGNFSFVQELAGDGTEELDLGGKVVVPGFIDSHVHLIYAGLQMARVELHGVNKKDEFVRKIKEAVRNAKEGSWILGGGWNNDLWGGELPLASWIDDITPYTPVWLNRMDGHMGLANSLALKLSGISNLTKDPEGGTIVRTVDGEPTGLLIDSAMKLLLPYIPEDTVNERREALVRATNHALMRGVTTVVDFGRYYPGVSAELSWEDFSDVYQWADASEKMMIRVCLFFPMETWLRLLDLIGKMGRAISQWIYLGGVKAFADGSLGSNSALFHEPYADEPHNYGLQVTESEILYNMTMASEKSGLQVAIHAIGDRANDLILDIYESVVSTNGMRDRRFRIEHAQHLAPGAAARFGQQGIVASVQPLHLLGDADSATKKLGTDRAQKESYLFWSLLASNALLAFGSDWPVVDINPLGGIKTAMKRIPPGWDDAWIPSECLTLNDALKAVNHICTSKIYAFTLAGTLFQLPVHASLTMIWDLYHLGN, from the exons ATGAAGCTCTACACTCTCATTTCAGCTTCAGTTGTGGTCGTTTTGGCcatcttcttctctcttcctcttctcaaCCCCACCT attggttgaatttgaatttgaagtcTTGGTTGTGGATACCAATACCATCTTCTTCACTGTCTTCATCGTCTCTGATAGCAGACTTGGTGGTGAGGAATGGTGTGATATACACAAGCGATGAGTCTCTTCCTTTTGCTGATTCTATGGCCATTCACAATGGCAGGATTCTCAGACTTGGTAACTTCTCCTTTGTTCAG GAGCTGGCAGGAGATGGGACTGAAGAGTTAGATCTTGGAGGAAAAGTTGTGGTTCCTGGGTTTATTGATTCCCATGTACACTTGATTTATGCTGGACTACAG ATGGCAAGGGTGGAACTACACGGTGTAAATAAAAAAGACGAGTTTGTGAGAAAGATCAAGGAAGCAGTGAGAA aTGCAAAAGAGGGTTCCTGGATTTTGGGTGGTGGATGGAACAATGATCTATGGGGAGGAGAATTGCCACTGGCTTCTTGGATTGATGATATTACACCTTATACTCCT GTTTGGTTGAATAGGATGGATGGTCATATGGGACTGGCAAATTCATTGGCACTAAAGTTGTCTGGAATTAGTAATCTAACCAAAGATCCTGAAGGTGGAACCATTGTGAGAACTGTTGATGGAG AGCCTACTGGATTGCTGATTGATTCTGCTATGAAACTTCTCCTTCCTTATATTCCAGAGGACACGGTGAATGAAAGGAGGGAAGCTTTGGTTAGAGCCACTAATCATGCCTTGATGAGGGGTGTTACAACAGTTGTTGATTTTGGGAGATATTATCCTGGGGTATCAGCAGAGCTTTCCTGGGAAGACTTCTCAG ATGTGTATCAATGGGCTGATGCTTCAGAGAAGATGATGATCAGGGTTTGCTTATTTTTTCCAATGGAGACATGGTTACGTTTACTT GATCTAATTGGAAAAATGGGTCGTGCCATAAGCCAGTGGATTTACTTGGGTGGTGTAAAGGCTTTTGCTGATGGGTCTTTAGGTTCGAATAGTGCACTGTTTCATGAG CCGTATGCTGATGAGCCTCACAATTACGGCCTGCAAGTGACAGAAAGTGAAATTCTTTACAACATGACCATGGCATCGGAGAAATCAGGCCTTCAG GTTGCTATTCATGCCATAGGTGATAGAGCAAACGACTTGATCCTGGATATTTATGAGTCAGTTGTTTCTACTAATGGAATGAGAGATCGAAGATTTAGG ATTGAGCATGCACAGCATTTGGCACCCGGGGCAGCTGCCCGATTTGGTCAACAAGGGATTGTCGCTTCTGTACAG CCATTGCACCTATTGGGTGATGCTGATTCTGCTACAAAGAAACTTGGGACGGACAGGGCTCAAAAGGAATCTTATCTATTTTGGTCACTCTTAGCTAGCAATGCCCTGTTGGCATTTGGTTCTGACTGGCCA GTTGTAGATATTAATCCTTTAGGTGGTATCAAGACAGCTATGAAGAGAATACCTCCTGGTTGGGATGATGCTTGGATTCCATCAGAGTGCCTTACACTGAATGATGCATTAAAGGc CGTCAATCACATTTGTACATCAAAAATTTACGCTTTCACGCTGGCAGGCACACTATTTCAGCTGCCCGTGCATGCTTCCTTGACAATGATTTGGGATCTTTATCACCTGGGAAACTAG
- the LOC126723613 gene encoding protein LONG AFTER FAR-RED 3-like isoform X3 → MKLYTLISASVVVVLAIFFSLPLLNPTYWLNLNLKSWLWIPIPSSSLSSSSLIADLVVRNGVIYTSDESLPFADSMAIHNGRILRLGNFSFVQELAGDGTEELDLGGKVVVPGFIDSHVHLIYAGLQMARVELHGVNKKDEFVRKIKEAVRNAKEGSWILGGGWNNDLWGGELPLASWIDDITPYTPVWLNRMDGHMGLANSLALKLSGISNLTKDPEGGTIVRTVDGEPTGLLIDSAMKLLLPYIPEDTVNERREALVRATNHALMRGVTTVVDFGRYYPGVSAELSWEDFSDVYQWADASEKMMIRVCLFFPMETWLRLLPYADEPHNYGLQVTESEILYNMTMASEKSGLQVAIHAIGDRANDLILDIYESVVSTNGMRDRRFRIEHAQHLAPGAAARFGQQGIVASVQPLHLLGDADSATKKLGTDRAQKESYLFWSLLASNALLAFGSDWPVVDINPLGGIKTAMKRIPPGWDDAWIPSECLTLNDALKAHTISAARACFLDNDLGSLSPGKLADFVILSTDSWDDFAAEGSASVEATYVSGVRAYP, encoded by the exons ATGAAGCTCTACACTCTCATTTCAGCTTCAGTTGTGGTCGTTTTGGCcatcttcttctctcttcctcttctcaaCCCCACCT attggttgaatttgaatttgaagtcTTGGTTGTGGATACCAATACCATCTTCTTCACTGTCTTCATCGTCTCTGATAGCAGACTTGGTGGTGAGGAATGGTGTGATATACACAAGCGATGAGTCTCTTCCTTTTGCTGATTCTATGGCCATTCACAATGGCAGGATTCTCAGACTTGGTAACTTCTCCTTTGTTCAG GAGCTGGCAGGAGATGGGACTGAAGAGTTAGATCTTGGAGGAAAAGTTGTGGTTCCTGGGTTTATTGATTCCCATGTACACTTGATTTATGCTGGACTACAG ATGGCAAGGGTGGAACTACACGGTGTAAATAAAAAAGACGAGTTTGTGAGAAAGATCAAGGAAGCAGTGAGAA aTGCAAAAGAGGGTTCCTGGATTTTGGGTGGTGGATGGAACAATGATCTATGGGGAGGAGAATTGCCACTGGCTTCTTGGATTGATGATATTACACCTTATACTCCT GTTTGGTTGAATAGGATGGATGGTCATATGGGACTGGCAAATTCATTGGCACTAAAGTTGTCTGGAATTAGTAATCTAACCAAAGATCCTGAAGGTGGAACCATTGTGAGAACTGTTGATGGAG AGCCTACTGGATTGCTGATTGATTCTGCTATGAAACTTCTCCTTCCTTATATTCCAGAGGACACGGTGAATGAAAGGAGGGAAGCTTTGGTTAGAGCCACTAATCATGCCTTGATGAGGGGTGTTACAACAGTTGTTGATTTTGGGAGATATTATCCTGGGGTATCAGCAGAGCTTTCCTGGGAAGACTTCTCAG ATGTGTATCAATGGGCTGATGCTTCAGAGAAGATGATGATCAGGGTTTGCTTATTTTTTCCAATGGAGACATGGTTACGTTTACTT CCGTATGCTGATGAGCCTCACAATTACGGCCTGCAAGTGACAGAAAGTGAAATTCTTTACAACATGACCATGGCATCGGAGAAATCAGGCCTTCAG GTTGCTATTCATGCCATAGGTGATAGAGCAAACGACTTGATCCTGGATATTTATGAGTCAGTTGTTTCTACTAATGGAATGAGAGATCGAAGATTTAGG ATTGAGCATGCACAGCATTTGGCACCCGGGGCAGCTGCCCGATTTGGTCAACAAGGGATTGTCGCTTCTGTACAG CCATTGCACCTATTGGGTGATGCTGATTCTGCTACAAAGAAACTTGGGACGGACAGGGCTCAAAAGGAATCTTATCTATTTTGGTCACTCTTAGCTAGCAATGCCCTGTTGGCATTTGGTTCTGACTGGCCA GTTGTAGATATTAATCCTTTAGGTGGTATCAAGACAGCTATGAAGAGAATACCTCCTGGTTGGGATGATGCTTGGATTCCATCAGAGTGCCTTACACTGAATGATGCATTAAAGGc GCACACTATTTCAGCTGCCCGTGCATGCTTCCTTGACAATGATTTGGGATCTTTATCACCTGGGAAACTAGCAGATTTTGTCATACTATCTACTGATTCATGGGATGACTTTGCGGCAGAAGGATCTGCATCTGTTGAGGCAACATATGTTTCTGGGGTACGGGCCTATCCCTGA
- the LOC126723613 gene encoding protein LONG AFTER FAR-RED 3-like isoform X5 gives MKLYTLISASVVVVLAIFFSLPLLNPTYWLNLNLKSWLWIPIPSSSLSSSSLIADLVVRNGVIYTSDESLPFADSMAIHNGRILRLGNFSFVQELAGDGTEELDLGGKVVVPGFIDSHVHLIYAGLQMARVELHGVNKKDEFVRKIKEAVRNAKEGSWILGGGWNNDLWGGELPLASWIDDITPYTPVWLNRMDGHMGLANSLALKLSGISNLTKDPEGGTIVRTVDGEPTGLLIDSAMKLLLPYIPEDTVNERREALVRATNHALMRGVTTVVDFGRYYPGVSAELSWEDFSDVYQWADASEKMMIRVCLFFPMETWLRLLDLIGKMGRAISQWIYLGGVKAFADGSLGSNSALFHEPYADEPHNYGLQVTESEILYNMTMASEKSGLQVAIHAIGDRANDLILDIYESVVSTNGMRDRRFRIEHAQHLAPGAAARFGQQGIVASVQPLHLLGDADSATKKLGTDRAQKESYLFWSLLASNALLAFGSDWPCCCFRL, from the exons ATGAAGCTCTACACTCTCATTTCAGCTTCAGTTGTGGTCGTTTTGGCcatcttcttctctcttcctcttctcaaCCCCACCT attggttgaatttgaatttgaagtcTTGGTTGTGGATACCAATACCATCTTCTTCACTGTCTTCATCGTCTCTGATAGCAGACTTGGTGGTGAGGAATGGTGTGATATACACAAGCGATGAGTCTCTTCCTTTTGCTGATTCTATGGCCATTCACAATGGCAGGATTCTCAGACTTGGTAACTTCTCCTTTGTTCAG GAGCTGGCAGGAGATGGGACTGAAGAGTTAGATCTTGGAGGAAAAGTTGTGGTTCCTGGGTTTATTGATTCCCATGTACACTTGATTTATGCTGGACTACAG ATGGCAAGGGTGGAACTACACGGTGTAAATAAAAAAGACGAGTTTGTGAGAAAGATCAAGGAAGCAGTGAGAA aTGCAAAAGAGGGTTCCTGGATTTTGGGTGGTGGATGGAACAATGATCTATGGGGAGGAGAATTGCCACTGGCTTCTTGGATTGATGATATTACACCTTATACTCCT GTTTGGTTGAATAGGATGGATGGTCATATGGGACTGGCAAATTCATTGGCACTAAAGTTGTCTGGAATTAGTAATCTAACCAAAGATCCTGAAGGTGGAACCATTGTGAGAACTGTTGATGGAG AGCCTACTGGATTGCTGATTGATTCTGCTATGAAACTTCTCCTTCCTTATATTCCAGAGGACACGGTGAATGAAAGGAGGGAAGCTTTGGTTAGAGCCACTAATCATGCCTTGATGAGGGGTGTTACAACAGTTGTTGATTTTGGGAGATATTATCCTGGGGTATCAGCAGAGCTTTCCTGGGAAGACTTCTCAG ATGTGTATCAATGGGCTGATGCTTCAGAGAAGATGATGATCAGGGTTTGCTTATTTTTTCCAATGGAGACATGGTTACGTTTACTT GATCTAATTGGAAAAATGGGTCGTGCCATAAGCCAGTGGATTTACTTGGGTGGTGTAAAGGCTTTTGCTGATGGGTCTTTAGGTTCGAATAGTGCACTGTTTCATGAG CCGTATGCTGATGAGCCTCACAATTACGGCCTGCAAGTGACAGAAAGTGAAATTCTTTACAACATGACCATGGCATCGGAGAAATCAGGCCTTCAG GTTGCTATTCATGCCATAGGTGATAGAGCAAACGACTTGATCCTGGATATTTATGAGTCAGTTGTTTCTACTAATGGAATGAGAGATCGAAGATTTAGG ATTGAGCATGCACAGCATTTGGCACCCGGGGCAGCTGCCCGATTTGGTCAACAAGGGATTGTCGCTTCTGTACAG CCATTGCACCTATTGGGTGATGCTGATTCTGCTACAAAGAAACTTGGGACGGACAGGGCTCAAAAGGAATCTTATCTATTTTGGTCACTCTTAGCTAGCAATGCCCTGTTGGCATTTGGTTCTGACTGGCCA TGCTGTTGCTTCAGGTTGTAG